A single region of the Aeromonas hydrophila subsp. hydrophila ATCC 7966 genome encodes:
- a CDS encoding CcoQ/FixQ family Cbb3-type cytochrome c oxidase assembly chaperone, producing the protein MDYGTFRGLYTLLLMAIMIGIIVWAYSKRRKTSFDEAANLVFADDEQPSADNKNAGAKQ; encoded by the coding sequence ATGGATTACGGCACATTTCGCGGCCTGTATACCCTGCTGTTGATGGCCATCATGATCGGCATCATCGTCTGGGCCTACAGCAAGCGCCGCAAGACCTCCTTCGACGAGGCTGCCAATCTGGTTTTTGCCGACGACGAGCAACCCAGTGCTGATAACAAGAACGCAGGAGCGAAACAATAA
- the ccoP gene encoding cytochrome-c oxidase, cbb3-type subunit III, with amino-acid sequence MSTLFSIFVTVISLGTILGCFLLLVWCLRDKMGVEEGKSMGHAFDGIEEINNPLPKWWTYMFLFFIVTGLVYLIAFPGLGNFKGVLGWQSSNQDVRSLAESKAAAASAKAEGRAVEYDRELIKADEIYGAKFRELAYQADGKTYRAIEEIAADPEARKVGQRLFLQNCSQCHGSDARGGRGFPNLTDSEWQWGGAPDQIKTTIMGGRQGVMAAWGEILGKDGVKEVASYVLSLSGRKVDMVEAKKGEARFTICAACHGPDAKGGIAFGAPDLTNNTWLYGGSRQVVEQTITHGRHGVMPAWKDILGEDKVHLLASYVYSLSHNDQQNKQ; translated from the coding sequence ATGAGCACTTTGTTTAGCATTTTTGTCACCGTCATCAGTCTGGGGACCATCCTCGGCTGCTTCTTGCTGCTGGTCTGGTGCCTGCGCGACAAGATGGGGGTGGAAGAGGGCAAGTCCATGGGACACGCCTTCGACGGCATCGAAGAGATCAACAACCCGCTGCCGAAGTGGTGGACCTACATGTTCCTCTTCTTCATCGTCACCGGTCTGGTCTATCTGATTGCCTTCCCGGGCCTTGGCAACTTCAAGGGCGTACTGGGCTGGCAGAGCTCCAACCAGGACGTACGCTCGCTGGCCGAGTCCAAGGCTGCGGCGGCCTCCGCCAAGGCTGAAGGGCGCGCGGTGGAATACGATCGCGAGCTCATCAAGGCCGACGAGATCTACGGTGCCAAGTTCCGTGAGCTGGCCTATCAGGCCGATGGCAAGACCTATCGCGCCATCGAAGAGATCGCCGCCGATCCGGAAGCCCGCAAGGTGGGTCAGCGTCTGTTCCTGCAGAACTGCTCCCAGTGCCATGGCTCCGATGCCCGCGGTGGTCGCGGTTTCCCGAACCTGACCGACAGCGAATGGCAATGGGGCGGCGCGCCCGACCAGATCAAGACCACCATCATGGGTGGTCGTCAGGGCGTGATGGCAGCCTGGGGCGAGATCCTCGGTAAGGACGGGGTCAAGGAAGTGGCCTCCTACGTGCTGAGCCTCTCCGGTCGCAAGGTGGACATGGTGGAAGCCAAGAAGGGTGAAGCGCGCTTCACCATCTGCGCCGCCTGTCACGGTCCGGACGCCAAGGGCGGCATCGCCTTCGGAGCGCCGGATCTCACCAACAACACCTGGCTCTATGGCGGTTCCCGTCAGGTGGTCGAGCAGACCATCACCCACGGTCGTCACGGCGTGATGCCGGCCTGGAAGGATATTCTGGGTGAAGACAAGGTGCACCTGCTCGCCTCCTACGTTTACAGCTTGTCCCACAACGACCAGCAAAATAAGCAGTAA
- a CDS encoding FixH family protein: MSQPWYRQFWPWFIIALPTAAVIGSISTAIIASKDGVNLVAEDYYKQGKEINQDLSKFDRSEALNIHIALEVNGNELTLKPLSGDIPAGQALYLSLFHPTLAGMDSEHMVTADGNGVYRLLLDKPLTGKWHVRVDAFNHEWRLQETVQLPTKAPVELDPKGR; this comes from the coding sequence ATGTCCCAACCCTGGTATCGCCAATTCTGGCCCTGGTTCATCATCGCCCTCCCGACCGCAGCCGTGATCGGCAGCATCAGCACGGCGATCATCGCCAGCAAGGATGGCGTCAATCTGGTGGCCGAAGACTATTACAAGCAAGGCAAGGAGATTAATCAGGATCTCAGCAAGTTTGATCGCTCCGAAGCCCTCAACATCCACATCGCGCTGGAGGTCAACGGCAACGAGCTGACCCTCAAGCCGCTGTCGGGCGATATCCCGGCTGGCCAGGCGCTCTACCTCTCCCTGTTTCACCCCACCCTCGCCGGCATGGACAGCGAGCACATGGTGACCGCCGACGGCAACGGCGTCTATCGCCTGCTGCTCGACAAGCCGCTCACCGGCAAGTGGCACGTGCGGGTGGATGCCTTCAACCACGAATGGCGGCTGCAAGAGACTGTCCAGCTCCCCACCAAGGCCCCCGTCGAACTCGATCCCAAAGGACGCTGA
- a CDS encoding heavy metal translocating P-type ATPase, whose protein sequence is MSGCFHCGEPVPAGSRYALEIKGIVQPMCCPGCQAVAETILECGLASYYEHRTAPGTKGELVPAELAALTHYDLAEVQQDFVTDSATGSHKVREIQLTVEGLTCAACAWLIERHLGNLAGLHYINVNTTTHRARIKWDPDRLSLSDILKGFAKIGYRAYPFQTHQQEALYAREVRSYMFRLALAGLGSMQVMMCAVALYMDLFISVEEEFMVYFKWISLLLSTPIMIYSAQPFYVGAWRSLRQGHLSMDVSVSLALIGAFIASMWATVFNTGEVYYDSITMFVFFLLLGRFLELRARRKASESSSNLARLVPIMATRLDEDGEHEVAAKTLQVGDRVRVLAGATLPADGIILLGQASLNESMLTGEQLPLLKQAGDAVYAGTINTDAPLEIRVSHRIEESRLAQIMRLQDHALDDKPAIAQMADVLSRHFILVLLFIAAGVWTFWHFHQPEQAFWVTLAVLVATCPCALSLATPTALTSATARLTRAGILLRRGHVLDVLTRANRIVMDKTGTLTTGNISLTSTEALGSLDETRCLAIARALEAYSEHPIARAFRSNTAEDAVLLAASKVTPVIGHGIEGVIDGRHYRLGSARWLGISDTHAAQADGLVIYLADEDRALARFLLSDTLRPDAKALIQAFKAAGLKTTILTGDSSAQADEVARELGVDELVKGVTPDGKLAYLKEHEARGDISIMVGDGINDAPVLAGAHASFAMAGGTDLAKNSADAILLADDLSRLLDARALALRTRKIIKENFAWSIGYNLLVLPLAASGWLPPYVAAAGMSLSSLIVVTNSMRLNR, encoded by the coding sequence ATGAGCGGCTGCTTTCACTGTGGTGAGCCGGTGCCCGCCGGCAGCCGCTATGCCCTCGAGATAAAAGGCATAGTCCAGCCCATGTGCTGCCCCGGTTGTCAGGCGGTGGCGGAAACCATTCTGGAGTGCGGCCTGGCCAGCTACTACGAGCACCGCACCGCTCCCGGCACCAAGGGCGAGCTGGTGCCCGCAGAGCTCGCCGCCCTCACCCACTACGATCTGGCCGAAGTGCAGCAGGATTTTGTCACCGACAGCGCCACCGGCAGCCACAAGGTGCGCGAGATCCAGCTGACGGTGGAAGGCTTGACCTGCGCCGCCTGTGCCTGGCTCATCGAACGCCATCTGGGCAATCTGGCCGGGCTGCACTACATCAACGTCAACACCACCACCCACCGGGCCCGCATCAAGTGGGATCCGGACCGGCTCTCTTTGAGCGACATCCTCAAGGGTTTTGCCAAGATCGGCTATCGCGCCTACCCCTTCCAGACTCACCAGCAGGAAGCGCTGTACGCCCGCGAGGTGCGCAGCTACATGTTCCGGCTGGCACTGGCGGGGCTCGGCTCCATGCAGGTGATGATGTGCGCGGTGGCGCTCTACATGGACCTCTTCATCAGCGTCGAAGAGGAGTTCATGGTCTACTTCAAGTGGATAAGTCTGCTGCTCTCCACCCCCATCATGATCTACTCGGCCCAGCCCTTCTACGTGGGCGCCTGGCGCAGCCTCAGGCAGGGACACCTCTCCATGGACGTGTCGGTATCGCTGGCGCTGATCGGCGCCTTCATCGCCTCCATGTGGGCCACCGTGTTCAACACCGGAGAGGTCTATTACGACTCCATCACCATGTTCGTCTTCTTCCTGCTGCTGGGACGCTTCCTCGAGCTGCGGGCCAGACGCAAGGCCTCCGAGTCGAGCTCCAACCTGGCGCGGCTGGTGCCCATCATGGCCACCCGGCTCGATGAGGATGGCGAACACGAGGTGGCCGCCAAGACGCTGCAGGTCGGCGACCGGGTACGGGTGCTGGCGGGTGCCACCCTGCCGGCGGATGGCATCATCCTGCTTGGGCAGGCCAGCCTCAACGAATCCATGCTGACCGGTGAACAGCTGCCGCTGCTCAAACAGGCGGGGGATGCCGTCTATGCCGGCACCATCAACACCGACGCCCCCCTCGAAATCCGGGTCAGCCATCGCATTGAAGAGTCGCGCCTGGCCCAGATCATGCGGCTGCAGGATCACGCGCTGGACGACAAGCCGGCCATCGCCCAGATGGCAGATGTGCTCTCCCGCCACTTCATTCTGGTGCTGCTGTTCATCGCCGCTGGCGTCTGGACCTTCTGGCACTTTCATCAGCCAGAGCAGGCCTTCTGGGTCACCCTGGCGGTGCTGGTGGCCACCTGCCCCTGCGCCCTGTCGCTGGCCACCCCCACCGCGCTCACCTCGGCCACCGCCCGCCTGACCCGTGCCGGCATCCTGCTGCGCCGAGGCCACGTGCTGGACGTGCTGACTCGGGCCAACCGCATCGTGATGGACAAGACCGGCACCCTGACCACGGGCAACATCAGCCTGACCAGCACGGAGGCCCTGGGTAGCCTTGACGAGACGCGCTGCCTTGCCATTGCCCGCGCCCTGGAGGCCTATTCCGAGCACCCCATCGCCCGCGCCTTTCGCAGCAATACCGCAGAGGACGCAGTGCTGCTGGCGGCCAGCAAGGTGACCCCCGTCATCGGACACGGTATCGAGGGGGTGATCGACGGTCGCCACTATCGCCTCGGCAGTGCCCGCTGGCTCGGCATCAGCGATACCCACGCAGCACAAGCGGACGGGCTGGTCATCTATCTGGCCGACGAGGATCGGGCGCTCGCCCGTTTCCTGCTGAGCGACACCCTGCGCCCCGATGCGAAGGCGCTGATCCAGGCCTTCAAGGCGGCCGGCCTCAAGACCACCATTCTCACCGGCGACAGCTCGGCCCAAGCCGACGAGGTTGCCCGCGAGCTGGGGGTTGATGAGCTGGTCAAGGGCGTCACGCCGGATGGCAAGCTGGCCTACCTCAAGGAGCACGAGGCCCGCGGCGACATCAGCATCATGGTGGGAGATGGCATCAACGACGCCCCTGTGCTGGCCGGTGCCCACGCCTCCTTCGCCATGGCCGGCGGCACCGATCTGGCCAAGAACAGCGCCGACGCCATCTTGCTGGCCGACGATCTCTCCCGCCTGCTGGATGCCCGCGCCCTGGCGCTGCGCACCCGCAAGATCATCAAGGAGAACTTCGCCTGGTCCATCGGCTACAACCTGCTGGTGCTGCCGCTGGCGGCGAGCGGCTGGCTGCCTCCCTACGTGGCGGCGGCGGGCATGTCGCTGAGCTCCCTCATCGTGGTCACCAACTCCATGCGGCTCAACCGCTGA
- the ccoS gene encoding cbb3-type cytochrome oxidase assembly protein CcoS, whose translation MNIIFVLIPIAILFVIIAGAVFFWAIRSEQFEDLDRQGSNILFDEEQPAPKHAEHEHKDDGHP comes from the coding sequence ATGAACATCATCTTCGTCCTCATCCCCATCGCCATCCTCTTCGTCATCATCGCCGGCGCCGTCTTCTTCTGGGCCATTCGCTCCGAGCAGTTTGAAGATCTCGACCGCCAGGGTTCCAATATCCTGTTCGACGAAGAGCAACCCGCCCCCAAACACGCCGAGCACGAGCACAAAGATGACGGCCACCCTTGA
- a CDS encoding sulfite exporter TauE/SafE family protein — MTATLDLLGALLVGLAGAGHCIGMCGGVSAALSMAIPAEKQHFWGRLGYLLNYNLGRILSYVIAGALVGGLLATTNELGAGKHAIAGLRLVAAFLMIALGLYLAGWWQGVLLLERIGARLWPHLKPLAGKFIPFTSAWQALPFGMVWGWLPCGLVYSMLTWSAAAGSAGGGALIMLFFGLGTLPTLFALGGLADRLRYWLTLRSLRLGGALLLIAYGLHTLLIGIASF, encoded by the coding sequence ATGACGGCCACCCTTGATCTGCTGGGCGCCTTGCTGGTTGGGCTGGCCGGTGCCGGCCACTGCATCGGCATGTGCGGCGGTGTCTCCGCCGCCCTCTCCATGGCCATTCCTGCCGAGAAGCAGCACTTCTGGGGTCGGCTCGGTTACCTGCTCAACTACAACCTCGGCCGAATCTTGAGCTATGTGATTGCCGGTGCCTTGGTCGGAGGGCTGCTGGCCACCACCAATGAACTCGGCGCGGGCAAGCATGCCATCGCCGGCCTGCGGCTGGTGGCGGCCTTCCTGATGATTGCCCTCGGGCTCTATCTCGCCGGCTGGTGGCAGGGGGTGTTGCTGCTCGAGCGCATTGGCGCCAGGTTGTGGCCCCACCTCAAGCCGCTGGCGGGCAAGTTCATCCCCTTCACCTCGGCCTGGCAGGCACTGCCGTTTGGCATGGTCTGGGGCTGGCTCCCCTGCGGGCTGGTCTACTCCATGCTGACCTGGAGCGCAGCGGCGGGATCCGCTGGCGGTGGAGCTCTGATCATGCTCTTTTTCGGCCTCGGCACCCTGCCGACCCTGTTTGCGCTGGGGGGGCTGGCGGATCGGCTGCGTTACTGGCTGACCCTGCGCAGTTTGCGCCTTGGTGGGGCCCTGCTGCTCATCGCATACGGGCTGCATACCCTCTTGATCGGGATTGCGTCCTTTTGA
- a CDS encoding FNR family transcription factor: MIPEKKPGRRIQSGGCAIHCQDCSISQLCIPFTLNDNELDQLDSIIERKKPIQKGEELFKAGDELKSLYAIRSGTIKSYTITEQGDEQITAFHLAGDLVGFDAIHKQAHPSFAQALETAMVCEIPFDVLDDLSGKMPKLRQQIMRLMSNEIMGDQEMILLLSKKNAEERLAAFLHNLSVRFSERGFSAKEFRLSMTRGDIGNYLGLTVETISRLLGRFQKSGLISVKGKYITVLDHVALGVMAGATRPPCG, translated from the coding sequence ATGATCCCGGAAAAGAAACCTGGCAGACGTATTCAGAGCGGTGGCTGTGCAATTCATTGCCAGGATTGCAGCATCAGCCAGCTCTGCATTCCCTTCACTCTGAACGACAACGAGCTCGATCAGCTGGACAGCATCATCGAGCGCAAGAAGCCGATCCAGAAGGGTGAAGAGTTGTTCAAGGCCGGCGATGAGCTCAAATCGCTCTACGCCATCCGTTCCGGGACCATCAAGTCATACACCATCACCGAGCAGGGTGACGAGCAGATCACTGCCTTCCACCTGGCTGGCGATCTGGTTGGCTTTGACGCCATCCACAAGCAGGCGCACCCCTCCTTCGCCCAGGCGCTGGAAACCGCCATGGTGTGCGAGATCCCGTTCGACGTGCTCGACGATCTCTCCGGCAAGATGCCGAAGCTCCGCCAGCAGATCATGCGGCTGATGAGCAACGAGATCATGGGCGACCAGGAGATGATCCTGCTGCTCTCCAAGAAGAATGCCGAAGAGCGCCTCGCCGCCTTCCTGCACAACCTGTCGGTGCGCTTCTCCGAGCGTGGTTTCTCCGCCAAGGAGTTCCGCCTCTCCATGACCCGCGGCGACATAGGCAACTACCTCGGCCTCACCGTCGAAACCATCAGCCGCCTGCTGGGCCGCTTCCAGAAGTCCGGTCTCATCAGCGTCAAGGGCAAGTACATTACCGTACTGGATCACGTCGCCCTCGGCGTCATGGCCGGTGCAACCCGCCCCCCCTGCGGTTAA
- the uspE gene encoding universal stress protein UspE, with product MVKYRKILVVINPEEERQIALERAVKVAELDEGAQLTLLLTIYDFSYEMTAMLSVDEREEMRHGVIAQRREWLDDILKPYRARGLDCEIKVVWHNRPFECIIQEVLEQRHDLVVKATHHHSFLQTFIFTPTDWHLLRKCPCPVLLVKEGHWQRGGNIIAAINCSSDDQDQKLLNERITEEGIAIAELLGSNLYLVNTYPGTPVNVAIELPEFDPNAYNDAIRKHHESLLLSHADKYGIGHLWTRVAEGLPEEVLPDLAGELQATLMIMGCVGRTGLSAALLGNTAEHVVDRLACDMLILKPADYSCPVDSRRPA from the coding sequence ATGGTCAAGTACCGAAAAATTCTGGTGGTCATCAACCCGGAAGAAGAGCGGCAAATCGCCCTCGAACGAGCGGTCAAGGTAGCCGAGCTGGATGAAGGCGCCCAACTGACCCTGTTGCTCACCATTTACGACTTCTCGTATGAAATGACCGCCATGCTGTCGGTGGATGAGCGGGAAGAGATGCGCCACGGGGTGATTGCCCAGCGCCGCGAATGGCTCGACGACATTCTCAAACCCTACCGCGCCCGAGGGCTGGATTGCGAGATCAAGGTGGTCTGGCACAACCGTCCCTTCGAATGCATCATTCAGGAAGTGCTGGAGCAGCGCCACGATCTGGTGGTCAAGGCCACCCACCACCACTCCTTCCTGCAAACCTTCATCTTCACCCCCACCGACTGGCATCTGCTGCGCAAGTGCCCCTGCCCCGTGCTACTGGTGAAAGAGGGACATTGGCAGCGGGGCGGCAACATCATCGCCGCCATCAATTGCTCCAGCGACGATCAGGATCAGAAGCTGCTCAACGAGCGGATCACCGAAGAGGGGATCGCCATCGCCGAGCTGCTCGGCTCCAACCTGTATCTGGTCAACACCTACCCGGGCACCCCGGTCAATGTGGCCATCGAGCTGCCGGAGTTTGACCCCAACGCCTACAACGACGCCATTCGCAAACACCATGAGAGCCTGCTGCTGAGCCACGCCGACAAATACGGCATCGGCCATCTCTGGACCCGGGTGGCAGAAGGCCTGCCCGAAGAGGTGCTGCCCGATCTCGCCGGCGAGCTGCAGGCCACCCTGATGATCATGGGGTGCGTCGGTCGCACCGGGCTCTCCGCCGCCCTGCTCGGCAACACCGCCGAGCACGTGGTGGATCGCCTCGCCTGCGACATGCTGATCCTAAAGCCCGCCGATTACAGCTGCCCGGTCGATAGCCGCCGTCCCGCATAA
- the ttcA gene encoding tRNA 2-thiocytidine(32) synthetase TtcA: MLEELNAKEKYSFNKLQKRLRRNVGQAIADFNMIEEGDKVMVCLSGGKDSFAMLDILMSLKASAPIHFDLVAVNLDQKQPGFPEHVLPEYLTTLGIDFKIVEEDTYAIVKEKVPEGKTTCALCSRLRRGILYRTAQELGCTKIALGHHRDDILETLFLNMFYGGKLKSMPPKLVSDDGKNVVIRPLAYCKEKDLVRYAEVKAFPIIPCNLCGSQENLQRQAIKQMMQEWDRRFPGRLETMFTAIQDVIPSHLLDHKLFDFKSINRDSGIIDGGDKAFDPPELPKAPLLDIDEMDMLDVIEVR, translated from the coding sequence ATGCTAGAAGAGCTTAACGCCAAAGAAAAATACAGTTTCAACAAACTGCAGAAGCGCCTGCGGCGCAACGTAGGTCAGGCCATCGCCGACTTCAATATGATTGAAGAGGGTGACAAGGTCATGGTGTGCCTGTCCGGCGGCAAGGACAGCTTCGCCATGCTCGACATTCTGATGAGCCTGAAGGCCAGCGCCCCCATCCACTTCGATCTGGTGGCGGTCAACCTGGATCAGAAGCAGCCCGGCTTCCCCGAGCACGTGCTGCCCGAATACCTGACCACCCTCGGCATCGATTTCAAGATCGTCGAAGAGGATACCTACGCCATCGTCAAGGAGAAGGTGCCGGAGGGCAAGACCACCTGCGCACTCTGCTCCCGCCTGCGCCGCGGCATTCTCTACCGCACCGCCCAGGAGCTGGGCTGCACCAAGATTGCCCTTGGCCACCACCGCGATGACATCCTCGAGACCCTGTTCCTCAACATGTTCTACGGCGGCAAGCTCAAGTCCATGCCGCCCAAGCTGGTGAGCGACGATGGCAAGAATGTGGTGATCCGCCCGCTCGCCTACTGCAAGGAGAAGGACCTGGTGCGCTATGCCGAGGTCAAGGCATTCCCCATCATCCCGTGCAACCTGTGCGGCTCCCAGGAGAACCTGCAGCGCCAGGCGATCAAGCAGATGATGCAGGAGTGGGATCGCCGCTTCCCGGGTCGTCTCGAGACCATGTTCACCGCCATTCAGGACGTGATCCCGAGCCACCTGCTCGATCACAAGCTGTTTGACTTCAAGAGCATCAACCGCGACTCCGGCATCATCGACGGCGGCGACAAGGCGTTTGATCCGCCCGAGCTGCCCAAGGCGCCGCTGCTGGACATCGACGAAATGGACATGCTGGACGTGATTGAGGTGCGCTAA
- a CDS encoding DUF2987 domain-containing protein yields the protein MNNRYGMAAALLMAPMLAVAQPSLELQYGTFYSQMKTFAKGEFGHARLGFYLTDQQNGRRCLLTSARVSTLDRDVAAEVTVDSELRLPYDDDLNLDKATVVVGLTEPHEACDLSVQVMADVPPPADSRWELKVSELTGRQHDMQSLLEKLAGMVGKYFLPEMTGVRVSLVQPSGTAYLIDGARQLPLPWQEGQLLLSNAQLAEFAEGKLQLQGEILRLTPWLHKG from the coding sequence ATGAACAATCGATACGGGATGGCGGCCGCGCTGCTGATGGCGCCCATGCTGGCAGTGGCGCAGCCCTCCCTTGAGCTGCAGTACGGCACCTTTTACAGCCAGATGAAGACCTTCGCCAAAGGGGAGTTTGGTCACGCCAGGCTGGGTTTTTATCTGACCGATCAACAAAATGGCCGGCGCTGCCTGCTCACCTCGGCCCGGGTCTCGACCCTGGATCGGGACGTGGCGGCCGAGGTGACCGTTGACAGCGAATTGCGGCTGCCCTATGACGATGACTTGAATCTCGACAAGGCGACCGTAGTGGTAGGGCTCACCGAGCCCCATGAGGCCTGCGATCTGTCGGTACAGGTGATGGCGGATGTGCCGCCGCCGGCAGACAGTCGGTGGGAGCTCAAGGTGAGTGAGCTGACGGGGCGCCAGCACGACATGCAGAGCCTGCTGGAGAAGCTGGCCGGCATGGTCGGCAAATATTTCCTGCCCGAGATGACGGGGGTGAGGGTCAGTCTGGTGCAGCCAAGCGGTACCGCCTACCTCATCGACGGTGCTCGCCAGCTGCCGCTGCCCTGGCAGGAGGGACAACTGCTGCTGAGCAACGCCCAGCTGGCGGAGTTTGCCGAGGGCAAGCTGCAGCTGCAGGGGGAGATCCTGCGGCTGACGCCCTGGCTGCACAAGGGCTAG